From Myxococcales bacterium, the proteins below share one genomic window:
- the alr gene encoding alanine racemase, with protein MASNVSDHRAPQDRPSEPRVLRPRRAAPADAVRPTRAEVFLDALRHNLRVVRRAAKNAKVWPVLKADAYGHGAPAVARTLERAGADGFCVALFEEALELRDAGITAPILVMSGHYGTAHDEVLARGLVPVVHDLGQIEAFARAARARGATSPTPVHVKIDTGMARLGIFPEELPLLAETLLDYPEVRVAGLMTHLACADARTTEETDEQLRIFDEASAHLAKLGVRPEVRHAANSAALLRGESSLDAVRPGIAIFGVSPRAEGEGAPLSNELRPVIRVRTEVVSIRELAPGKPVGYGALFRTARASRIATIPMGYADGLSRRLTNVGHVLVRGKRAPIVGAVSMDMTMIDVTDIPGAQPRDEVVVFGAQEGPLGRDAIGADEVAAHQGTIPWEVLTSISRRVPRFYREP; from the coding sequence ATGGCGTCCAACGTGTCCGACCACCGCGCTCCCCAAGACCGCCCGAGCGAGCCCCGCGTCCTCCGGCCTCGCCGCGCCGCCCCCGCCGACGCCGTCCGCCCCACGCGCGCGGAGGTGTTCCTCGATGCGCTCCGGCACAACCTCCGCGTCGTTCGCCGCGCCGCCAAGAACGCGAAGGTGTGGCCCGTCCTCAAGGCCGACGCCTACGGTCACGGCGCGCCCGCGGTGGCGCGGACCTTGGAGCGCGCCGGAGCGGACGGCTTCTGCGTTGCCCTCTTCGAAGAGGCGCTTGAGCTCCGGGACGCGGGCATCACGGCGCCCATCTTGGTGATGAGCGGTCACTACGGGACCGCCCACGACGAGGTCCTCGCGCGAGGGCTCGTGCCGGTCGTCCACGATCTCGGGCAAATCGAGGCCTTCGCGCGCGCGGCACGAGCACGTGGCGCCACGTCTCCCACCCCGGTCCACGTCAAGATCGACACGGGGATGGCCCGCTTGGGCATCTTCCCGGAGGAGCTGCCCCTCCTCGCGGAGACCCTGCTCGACTACCCGGAGGTGCGCGTCGCCGGGCTCATGACCCACCTCGCGTGCGCCGACGCCCGCACCACCGAAGAGACCGACGAGCAGCTCCGCATCTTCGACGAGGCCTCGGCCCACCTCGCCAAGCTCGGCGTCCGTCCCGAGGTTCGTCACGCCGCGAACAGCGCGGCGCTCCTCCGCGGCGAGTCGAGCCTCGACGCCGTGCGGCCCGGGATCGCCATCTTCGGAGTGTCGCCCCGCGCCGAGGGCGAAGGCGCGCCGCTCTCGAACGAGCTCCGCCCCGTGATTCGCGTGCGCACCGAGGTCGTGTCGATCCGTGAGCTCGCGCCGGGAAAACCCGTGGGCTACGGCGCGCTCTTCCGAACGGCGCGCGCGTCCCGCATCGCCACGATCCCGATGGGGTACGCCGACGGCCTCTCGCGAAGGCTCACCAACGTGGGGCACGTGCTGGTCCGCGGCAAACGGGCCCCGATCGTCGGCGCCGTCTCCATGGACATGACCATGATCGACGTGACCGACATCCCCGGGGCCCAGCCTCGCGACGAGGTGGTCGTGTTCGGCGCCCAAGAGGGACCGCTCGGCCGCGACGCCATCGGGGCCGACGAGGTGGCCGCGCACCAGGGGACGATCCCGTGGGAGGTTCTCACGTCGATTTCCCGAAGGGTTCCGAGGTTTTACCGCGAGCCTTGA
- the lysA gene encoding diaminopimelate decarboxylase → MSTRRDAKGDLWLGGVRLADVARSSRHATPTYVYDLDAMDDEARRLSAAFDGHPSLVCYAVKANSAAPIVRSFARLGLGADVVSGGEVLFAVGAGISPDAIVMSGVAKSDEELDIALSQGKNGILAVQVESAEEVSRVEARARAAGRVARVSLRINPGLDPSEIDTHANIATGHDEAKFGVPLPRVPDALARIAESPHLALTGLTCHVGSQFTTIDAYDGGAKVLFDLTRATLARGVALEYVDTGGGFGIDYGKGCPLTPADFVRHVRKLSKEYGISGLRHLVEPGRSLVGAHGVLLARVLQHKSDRPAGETGPERRWLMIDAGMNDLMRPALYQSNHRVVPLEVPSEVESLPVRVVGPVCESSDDFGVHDLPRGLEGYVALLDAGAYGFSMASRYNGRALPAEVFVRASGIVAESLRANVAAWAEERLSVHERG, encoded by the coding sequence GTGTCAACACGGCGCGACGCGAAGGGCGACTTGTGGTTGGGTGGCGTTCGTCTCGCAGACGTTGCCCGTTCGTCACGTCACGCGACACCCACGTACGTCTACGACCTCGACGCGATGGACGACGAGGCGCGGCGCCTGTCGGCCGCGTTCGACGGTCACCCGAGCCTCGTCTGTTATGCGGTGAAAGCGAACAGCGCGGCTCCGATCGTGAGGAGCTTCGCGCGGCTCGGGCTCGGCGCCGACGTCGTGAGCGGCGGCGAGGTGCTCTTCGCCGTGGGCGCGGGCATCTCCCCGGACGCGATCGTCATGAGCGGCGTCGCCAAGTCCGACGAGGAGCTCGACATCGCGCTCTCCCAGGGAAAAAACGGCATCTTGGCCGTGCAGGTCGAGAGCGCCGAAGAGGTGTCGCGGGTCGAGGCGCGCGCGCGCGCGGCCGGGCGTGTGGCGCGTGTTTCCTTGCGCATCAACCCCGGCCTCGACCCGAGCGAGATCGACACCCACGCCAACATCGCCACCGGGCACGACGAGGCAAAGTTCGGCGTCCCTCTTCCGCGCGTCCCCGACGCCCTCGCCCGCATCGCCGAGAGCCCGCACCTCGCGCTCACGGGGCTCACGTGCCACGTCGGCTCGCAGTTCACGACGATCGACGCCTACGACGGCGGCGCGAAGGTGCTCTTCGACCTCACGCGCGCGACCCTCGCACGTGGCGTGGCCCTCGAGTACGTCGACACGGGCGGCGGCTTCGGGATCGACTACGGCAAGGGGTGCCCGCTCACGCCCGCCGATTTCGTTCGGCACGTTCGTAAGTTGTCGAAAGAATACGGTATTTCTGGTCTCCGGCACCTCGTCGAGCCGGGGCGCTCGCTCGTCGGCGCGCATGGGGTCTTGCTCGCGCGGGTTCTCCAACACAAGTCCGACCGCCCCGCCGGCGAGACGGGGCCCGAGAGGCGCTGGCTCATGATCGACGCGGGCATGAACGACCTCATGCGCCCGGCGCTCTACCAATCGAACCATCGGGTCGTCCCGCTCGAGGTGCCTTCCGAGGTCGAGTCACTCCCCGTTCGTGTGGTCGGGCCCGTGTGCGAGAGCTCGGACGACTTCGGCGTGCACGACCTTCCGCGCGGCCTCGAGGGGTACGTCGCGCTGCTCGACGCGGGGGCGTACGGGTTCAGCATGGCGAGCCGCTACAACGGTCGCGCGCTTCCTGCCGAGGTGTTCGTGCGAGCCTCGGGCATCGTCGCCGAGTCGCTCCGGGCGAACGTCGCTGCGTGGGCCGAAGAGCGTCTCTCCGTGCACGAGCGCGGCTGA
- a CDS encoding TIGR02266 family protein, which yields MEPSPPNGDAPSADEAGDDRRIAERGPIALRVDYKRLNSFFADYTKNISRGGTFIRTDRPLAVGTEFVFELGIPVPSPELGDGSIRLAGVVRWVVSPEEATDDKPAGMGIGFLFPSAEAEASFAELVEKLMRGSLGDAISERLLARKPAP from the coding sequence ATGGAGCCCTCCCCTCCCAACGGCGACGCCCCCAGTGCCGACGAGGCGGGCGACGATAGGCGGATTGCCGAACGCGGCCCCATCGCGCTTCGCGTCGACTACAAACGGCTGAACTCGTTCTTCGCGGACTACACGAAGAACATCTCGCGCGGAGGCACGTTCATCCGCACCGATCGGCCGCTCGCCGTCGGGACCGAGTTCGTGTTCGAGCTCGGGATCCCGGTGCCTTCCCCCGAGCTCGGCGACGGGAGCATCCGGCTCGCGGGCGTCGTCCGGTGGGTCGTCTCACCCGAAGAGGCTACGGACGACAAGCCGGCGGGGATGGGCATCGGCTTCCTCTTCCCCTCCGCAGAGGCCGAGGCGAGCTTCGCCGAGCTCGTGGAGAAGCTCATGCGAGGCTCTCTCGGCGACGCCATCTCGGAGCGCCTGCTCGCGCGGAAGCCCGCGCCGTAG
- a CDS encoding AMP-binding protein, with product MTPGFLRGLAERVSEVPSRASLVAKMALETGLVWNLSNLGLLEGARALSGAAQNPALIYRVHGKNFPDKLAVVQRDVAWSFRELDERIDRVANGLRRRGLRRGESVLVALRNRPEMILVSMACARMGASAVAVSWRSRPDELSYLVSHSGAKAIVTESDLVPVVEEAKRSFADPRVAERVFATGARASGAAPFDDLYGPSTRYVAESGADDDAAVVVYTSGTTGKPKGAVRKFPKDTLPAAVRFLLETPLRFDDVHLVSCPMYHSTAFAFMTFSHIVGATAVILDEWKPETFLAAVERHGGTTTAVVPTMLHRILALPERVRRGYDTRSLRAVFSGGAPLSGALANDFMDAYGDVLFNFYGATETGLVTFAKPRDLREAPGTIGPALPGCDVRLLDDAGRDVDKGAVGELFVKNDLLVSGYHKDAEATEKSKHSGYFSVGDLARRDPSGRYFIEGRKRDMVISGGVNVYPVEIEGVLEGHPEVAEAAVVGVPDAEWGERVRAFVVRNEGASLDEPTLKSWLKTKLAGPKLPREIVFLDALPRNPTGKVVKGELLLYTPS from the coding sequence ATGACGCCAGGTTTCTTGAGAGGTCTCGCGGAGCGTGTGAGTGAGGTCCCGAGCCGCGCTTCGCTCGTCGCCAAGATGGCCCTCGAGACCGGCCTCGTGTGGAATCTGTCGAACCTAGGGCTGCTCGAGGGGGCCCGCGCCCTCTCGGGAGCCGCGCAAAACCCGGCGCTCATCTACCGGGTGCACGGCAAGAACTTCCCCGACAAGCTCGCCGTCGTGCAGCGCGACGTGGCCTGGTCGTTCCGCGAGCTCGACGAGCGCATCGATCGTGTCGCGAACGGCCTCCGTCGACGAGGCCTCCGTCGCGGAGAGAGCGTCCTCGTCGCGCTCCGAAACCGCCCCGAGATGATCCTCGTGTCGATGGCGTGCGCGCGTATGGGCGCGTCGGCCGTCGCCGTGTCGTGGCGGTCGCGGCCGGACGAGCTCTCGTACCTCGTGAGCCACTCCGGCGCGAAGGCCATCGTCACCGAGTCCGACCTCGTCCCCGTGGTCGAAGAGGCCAAGCGGTCGTTCGCGGATCCTCGCGTCGCGGAGCGCGTCTTCGCGACGGGCGCGAGGGCCTCGGGGGCCGCGCCGTTCGACGATCTCTACGGCCCATCGACGCGCTACGTGGCCGAGTCGGGGGCCGACGACGACGCGGCGGTCGTCGTGTACACATCGGGGACCACGGGCAAGCCGAAGGGCGCCGTCCGCAAATTCCCGAAGGACACGCTGCCCGCGGCCGTTCGCTTCCTCCTCGAGACGCCGCTTCGGTTCGACGACGTGCACCTCGTGTCGTGCCCGATGTACCACTCGACGGCGTTCGCGTTCATGACCTTCTCCCATATCGTCGGGGCGACGGCCGTGATCCTCGACGAGTGGAAGCCGGAGACCTTCCTCGCGGCCGTCGAGCGGCACGGCGGAACGACCACGGCGGTCGTGCCCACCATGCTCCATCGCATCCTCGCGCTCCCGGAGCGCGTGCGGCGCGGCTACGACACACGCTCGCTCCGGGCCGTGTTCTCGGGAGGGGCACCGCTCTCGGGGGCCCTCGCGAACGACTTCATGGATGCGTACGGCGACGTGCTCTTCAACTTCTACGGCGCCACCGAGACCGGCCTCGTCACGTTCGCGAAGCCTCGGGATCTCCGCGAGGCGCCGGGCACCATCGGCCCCGCGCTCCCCGGGTGCGACGTGCGCCTCCTCGACGACGCGGGCCGCGACGTCGACAAGGGGGCCGTGGGAGAGCTCTTCGTCAAGAACGACCTCCTCGTCTCCGGCTACCACAAGGACGCGGAAGCTACCGAAAAGAGTAAACATTCCGGATACTTCTCGGTGGGCGATCTGGCCCGTCGCGATCCTTCGGGGCGCTATTTCATCGAAGGCCGCAAGCGCGACATGGTCATCTCGGGTGGCGTGAACGTGTACCCCGTCGAGATCGAAGGCGTGCTCGAAGGTCACCCCGAGGTGGCCGAGGCCGCCGTGGTCGGAGTGCCCGACGCGGAGTGGGGAGAGCGTGTTCGCGCCTTCGTCGTCCGGAACGAGGGAGCGTCGCTCGACGAGCCCACGCTGAAGTCTTGGCTCAAGACGAAGCTCGCCGGTCCGAAGCTCCCGCGCGAGATCGTCTTCCTCGACGCCCTCCCGCGGAACCCGACCGGCAAAGTGGTGAAGGGCGAGCTCCTCCTCTACACGCCGTCGTGA
- the nadA gene encoding quinolinate synthase NadA: MTTRLPIAGRDTSKAVDPSLDLEAEIARLKRERNAVVLAHYYQDSDIQDVADFLGDSLQLAQAASKTQADVICFAGVHFMAETAKILNPEKIVVLPDLEAGCSLAEGCPADKFAAWKASHPGALAVSYINCSAEVKALSDYIVTSSNAEKIVRSLPADATVLFGPDRNLGAWLNGRVGREMKLWQGSCIVHETFSERKLLGLKERHPGALVLAHPECEDAVLRHADYIGSTTGILNFAKTAPAKEIIVATEPGILHQMEKACPDKTFIPAPPEASCACNECPHMKKNTLEKVYLALRDLEPRLEMRQDLLEKARLPIDRMLALS, from the coding sequence ATGACGACGCGCCTCCCGATCGCCGGACGTGACACCTCGAAGGCCGTAGATCCCAGCCTCGACCTCGAGGCCGAGATCGCGCGCTTGAAGCGCGAGCGGAACGCCGTCGTGCTCGCCCACTACTACCAAGACTCGGACATCCAAGACGTGGCCGACTTCCTCGGCGACTCGCTCCAGCTCGCGCAGGCCGCCTCGAAGACCCAGGCCGACGTCATCTGCTTCGCGGGTGTGCACTTCATGGCCGAGACCGCGAAGATCCTGAACCCCGAAAAGATCGTCGTCCTCCCGGATCTCGAGGCCGGCTGCTCGCTCGCCGAGGGCTGCCCCGCCGACAAGTTCGCCGCGTGGAAGGCGAGCCACCCCGGCGCGCTCGCGGTGAGCTACATCAACTGCTCGGCCGAGGTGAAGGCCCTCTCGGACTACATCGTCACCTCCTCGAACGCCGAGAAGATCGTGCGGAGCCTCCCCGCCGACGCGACCGTCCTCTTCGGACCCGACCGGAACCTCGGCGCGTGGCTCAACGGCCGCGTGGGCCGCGAGATGAAGCTCTGGCAGGGTAGCTGTATCGTGCACGAGACGTTCAGCGAGCGGAAGCTCCTCGGCCTCAAGGAGCGCCACCCGGGGGCCCTCGTGCTGGCGCACCCCGAGTGCGAGGACGCGGTCCTCCGGCACGCCGACTACATCGGCTCGACCACGGGCATCCTCAACTTCGCGAAGACGGCGCCCGCCAAGGAGATCATCGTCGCGACCGAGCCGGGCATCCTCCACCAGATGGAGAAGGCCTGCCCCGACAAGACGTTCATCCCCGCGCCCCCCGAGGCGAGCTGCGCGTGCAACGAGTGCCCGCACATGAAGAAAAATACCCTCGAGAAGGTCTACCTCGCGCTCCGCGACCTCGAGCCGCGCCTCGAGATGCGCCAAGACCTCCTCGAGAAGGCCCGCCTCCCGATCGACCGCATGCTCGCCCTCAGCTGA
- the pyk gene encoding pyruvate kinase encodes MVIRRAKLLCTLGPACDTVDGLRSLIKSGMDVARFNFSHGTHEEHKARLERLREAAELERKAVAALQDLCGPKIRTGKLASSFSLPTGADATLVEGDYSADERVIPINYEGLAADVRVNDKILFDDGRIVLHVRAIEGEKVRVLVEQGGGMRNHIGVHLPSKTMRLSALTEKDKEDLDFGLSNNVDYVALSFVRRADDLKLVREICAAYNKPTPIIAKIETPDAVENLESVIAASDGVMVARGDLGVEFPPERVPVIQRQILMVARRVRKPVIVATEMLQSMTKATRPTRAEASDVANAVFAGTDAIMLSGETATGDHPTLAAAMMSRLATEAESSPFFEYLPYTSRATSVPEAVARGAVNTAKEIGASFLVAFTETGSSALNVSLARPNVPIVAFSPNERTRRRMALFWGVIPRKAPPLHDTDKLVDWCTGDLLASGLASPGERVVIVFGAPIGVSGSTNSIRVHVLG; translated from the coding sequence ATGGTCATCCGACGCGCGAAGCTTCTCTGCACCTTGGGCCCCGCCTGCGACACGGTCGACGGACTGCGATCGCTCATCAAGTCCGGCATGGACGTGGCGCGGTTCAACTTTTCTCACGGAACGCACGAGGAGCACAAGGCGCGGCTCGAGAGGCTGCGCGAGGCCGCGGAGCTCGAGCGAAAAGCCGTCGCCGCGCTCCAGGATCTCTGCGGCCCGAAGATCCGCACGGGAAAGCTCGCGTCGTCGTTCTCGCTGCCGACGGGGGCCGATGCCACGCTCGTCGAGGGGGACTACTCGGCCGACGAGCGGGTCATCCCGATCAACTACGAGGGCCTCGCGGCCGACGTCCGCGTGAACGACAAGATCCTCTTCGACGACGGGAGGATCGTGCTGCACGTGCGCGCGATCGAGGGCGAGAAGGTGCGCGTGCTCGTCGAGCAGGGCGGCGGCATGCGCAACCACATCGGCGTGCACCTGCCGAGCAAGACGATGCGGCTCTCGGCCCTGACCGAGAAAGACAAGGAAGACCTCGACTTCGGCCTTTCGAACAACGTCGACTACGTCGCCCTCTCGTTCGTGCGACGGGCCGACGATCTCAAGCTCGTTCGCGAGATCTGCGCCGCGTACAACAAGCCCACGCCCATCATCGCCAAGATCGAGACGCCCGACGCCGTCGAGAACCTCGAGAGCGTCATCGCCGCGTCGGACGGCGTGATGGTCGCGCGCGGCGACCTCGGCGTCGAGTTCCCACCGGAGCGCGTCCCGGTCATCCAGCGCCAGATCCTGATGGTGGCGCGGCGCGTGCGAAAGCCGGTCATCGTAGCGACCGAGATGCTCCAGTCGATGACCAAGGCGACGCGCCCGACGCGCGCCGAGGCGAGCGACGTGGCCAACGCGGTCTTCGCCGGGACCGACGCGATCATGCTCTCGGGAGAGACCGCGACGGGCGATCACCCGACGCTCGCCGCGGCCATGATGAGCCGCCTCGCGACCGAGGCCGAGTCGTCGCCGTTCTTCGAGTATTTGCCCTACACCTCACGCGCCACGAGCGTGCCCGAGGCGGTCGCGCGCGGCGCCGTCAACACGGCGAAGGAGATCGGCGCGAGCTTCCTCGTCGCCTTCACGGAGACCGGCTCGTCGGCGCTCAACGTGAGCCTCGCGCGGCCCAACGTCCCCATCGTGGCGTTCTCGCCGAACGAGCGCACGCGCCGCCGCATGGCGCTCTTCTGGGGCGTCATCCCGCGCAAGGCCCCGCCGCTCCACGACACGGACAAGCTCGTCGACTGGTGCACGGGCGATCTGCTCGCGTCGGGCCTCGCGTCGCCGGGGGAGCGGGTGGTCATCGTGTTCGGGGCGCCGATCGGCGTCTCCGGGAGCACGAACTCGATCCGAGTCCACGTGCTCGGCTGA